In Candidatus Cohnella colombiensis, one DNA window encodes the following:
- a CDS encoding glycosyl hydrolase family 65 protein yields the protein MAKIADKYLKVEPWAIVEEGFDVARNRVSESIFSLGNEYMGVRGYPDEGYNGDSLLGSYFNGLYEEVPVGAHYRGIIRSLRFMVNAVDWLYTRIKSEGEILNLARSHISGFTRRLDFKTGVYTRQFDWHLQSGKTIHLCFERIVSMTRSNLGAQRISFWSKDYEGPVEIQSGLDFSPLHEDQGRNFWEMIRKGEETGWMCATGKTVSTGNRLFSSFQIQLPDKAECRKEESNKYTGINFKLMLEPGKPSEIEKIVVNVAEKNREVSDNELWQNGVALAHSFSNRTFNDILAEQEAYWSKVWQASDITIEGDLENQQGIRFCIFQLYQTYRGDNPGFNIGAKGLTGEAYRGLAFWDTETYCLPFYLFNNPKAARSLLEFRYRSLQHALERAKDVDCEGAFYPIATIDGSESCDLWQHSNLQLQVGTAVGYGIWHYVKLAGDKSFLYKEGMEILIQLCRFNESRGQWGQQTGQFGYFGVMGPDEFQLMVNNNSYLNFMAKKLFEYTVQVAKEMEQQAPEKLADLMAMLNVSKEEFTQWERLASCMRIPLDEKTGIYEQHDGFFNMPHIDVDAIPVEQFPLYHHWSYDRLYRYDMVKQPDVLMFMFLYSSDFPVDAKRVNYEYYEPRCIHESSLSPSIHSIFAAELGKHEEAYRFFEFATRLDLDNYNRNTREGLHTTSIAAAWMNIVYGFGGLRSDGDTLLLQPSIPAHWDGYSFNFQHHNTVVSVKVDQEQLTVTTASGDPVELRIYDQTFTVDSEGVRLSLPASSRNVTDAHMQA from the coding sequence ATGGCAAAAATTGCAGACAAGTATCTGAAGGTTGAACCCTGGGCTATTGTTGAGGAAGGCTTTGATGTGGCACGTAACCGTGTATCGGAGTCTATTTTCTCATTGGGTAATGAGTACATGGGCGTTAGAGGTTACCCAGATGAGGGTTACAATGGAGATAGCTTGCTAGGCAGTTACTTCAACGGTTTATATGAGGAAGTACCAGTAGGCGCACACTATAGAGGCATTATTCGCAGTCTTCGATTCATGGTCAATGCAGTCGATTGGTTGTATACGCGAATTAAATCGGAAGGTGAAATTCTGAATCTAGCAAGAAGCCACATATCGGGGTTCACTAGAAGACTGGATTTCAAAACCGGTGTATATACTAGGCAGTTTGATTGGCATTTGCAGAGCGGAAAGACAATCCACTTATGTTTCGAACGGATCGTGAGCATGACACGTTCCAACTTAGGAGCTCAGCGTATAAGTTTCTGGTCGAAGGATTATGAGGGCCCGGTCGAAATTCAATCGGGACTTGATTTCTCTCCCTTACATGAAGACCAGGGTCGCAACTTCTGGGAGATGATCCGTAAGGGCGAGGAGACGGGCTGGATGTGTGCAACAGGAAAGACAGTCAGCACGGGCAATCGGCTTTTTTCCAGCTTCCAGATCCAGTTACCGGATAAAGCGGAGTGTCGCAAGGAAGAGTCGAACAAGTATACGGGAATTAACTTCAAGCTAATGTTGGAGCCAGGAAAGCCGTCGGAAATAGAGAAGATTGTTGTAAATGTTGCAGAGAAGAACAGAGAGGTCAGCGATAACGAGTTGTGGCAGAATGGTGTGGCACTTGCCCACAGCTTTTCTAACCGTACGTTCAACGACATACTCGCCGAGCAAGAGGCTTACTGGTCTAAGGTTTGGCAGGCATCGGACATTACAATTGAGGGAGATCTGGAAAATCAGCAGGGTATTCGTTTTTGTATTTTTCAGCTGTATCAGACTTATCGCGGCGATAACCCGGGCTTTAATATCGGGGCTAAAGGTCTTACCGGCGAAGCTTACAGGGGACTGGCTTTTTGGGATACGGAAACCTACTGCTTGCCCTTCTATCTGTTCAATAACCCCAAAGCTGCTCGCAGCTTGTTGGAATTTCGTTACCGCTCGCTTCAGCATGCACTGGAACGTGCGAAGGATGTGGATTGCGAGGGGGCTTTTTACCCGATTGCAACGATCGACGGGTCAGAAAGCTGCGATCTTTGGCAACATTCCAATCTTCAGCTCCAAGTCGGCACGGCTGTCGGATACGGGATTTGGCACTATGTAAAGCTCGCGGGCGACAAGTCCTTCCTCTATAAAGAGGGGATGGAAATATTGATTCAATTGTGCCGTTTCAATGAGAGTCGTGGGCAATGGGGGCAGCAGACCGGACAATTCGGTTACTTTGGCGTCATGGGTCCCGATGAGTTCCAGCTCATGGTGAACAACAACAGCTACTTGAACTTCATGGCGAAAAAGCTGTTCGAATATACCGTTCAAGTGGCAAAAGAAATGGAACAACAAGCTCCTGAGAAGCTCGCTGATCTAATGGCTATGCTGAACGTTTCGAAAGAGGAGTTTACACAATGGGAGCGCCTTGCTTCTTGCATGAGAATTCCGCTGGATGAGAAGACCGGAATTTATGAGCAGCATGACGGCTTCTTCAATATGCCTCATATCGACGTGGACGCTATCCCGGTCGAACAATTTCCGCTCTATCATCACTGGTCTTATGACAGACTCTATCGATACGACATGGTGAAGCAGCCCGACGTCCTCATGTTCATGTTTTTGTACAGCAGTGATTTTCCGGTTGATGCGAAGCGCGTCAATTACGAGTATTATGAGCCTCGCTGCATTCACGAATCGTCGTTGTCGCCGTCCATTCACTCGATTTTTGCAGCTGAGCTCGGTAAGCACGAGGAAGCTTACCGGTTTTTCGAGTTTGCGACGCGGTTAGATTTGGACAATTACAACCGAAATACACGTGAAGGGCTACATACAACTTCTATCGCTGCTGCGTGGATGAATATCGTCTATGGTTTTGGCGGTTTGCGTTCGGACGGCGATACGTTACTACTTCAGCCTTCAATTCCTGCTCATTGGGACGGATACAGCTTTAACTTTCAACACCATAACACTGTGGTATCTGTTAAGGTCGATCAAGAACAGCTAACGGTTACTACAGCAAGCGGTGATCCAGTTGAACTTCGGATCTATGATCAAACGTTCACAGTCGATTCCGAAGGCGTTCGACTAAGCTTGCCTGCAAGCAGTAGGAATGTAACGGATGCGCATATGCAAGCTTAG
- a CDS encoding carbohydrate-binding protein — translation MRNKVVVWSLVVAMIVSAFLSVVGQAAVVTAAGGANLTLGKNITASSQADVYGPNNVKDQNQGTYWESSNNAFPQWIQVQLGSVTAIDQVVLKLPASWGARTQTLSIQGSSNGTDFSTIVSSAGYAFNPSTNNTVTINFTSTSTQYVRILVTANSGWPAAQLSELEIYGSSVVSTKPIPGKIEAENWDAMYGVQTEPTTDQGGGLNVGWIHVGDWLDYNVNVAEVGSYTVEYRVASNTSSGQIQLRTGQTTLATTSIPNTGGWQNWQTVTANVNLNAGPQTLRVYASGFDFNINWINFKLGNVDSQPPTAPSNLAYTQPTSGTIRLTWNASSDNVGVNSYDIYANDQLRGSVNGTTLTYTDNQTASATVSYYVIAKDAAGNSSPRSNTVTRNGEVGNGTNLALNKPITASSTIHTFIATNANDNNTASYWEGGSGAYPNTLTVSLGANATLNSVVLKLNPSTEWATRTQTIQVQGREQSSSSFTNLVSAVAYTFNPATGNSVTIPFTASVADVRLVITSNTGAPAGQVAEFQVFGIPAPNPDLTISSMSWTPTTPNETTAITLSATVNNVGTAASAATAVNFYLNNILAGTTSVGALAQGASANVSLNIGAKIAGSYIVSAKVDENNAVVEQDETNNSYTHSATLLVSQVPSSDLLPTTTWTPSNPSAGDNVTYTVNLKNQGNIATSNGPHGITLVLKNSQGATIRTLNSSYNGAIAAGGSVNVAMGTWTAANGSYMLTATVTADANEITAKQGNNTSTTSLYIGRGANMPFTIIEAESTSNSTNGTILAPNFKPGDYAGEASGRSAVQLDATGEYVEFTLTSSANAFVLRNAVAENTTGTISIYANGVKKGNFTVTSKYSYVYATPSTLGQLGYNNQSGAGLTAYWLYEDSQLLLDTVYPTGTKIKIQKDAGDVSWIYVDMIETENVAPPATNPDPSKYVQVSATKSIEQALNEFRQDQTKKGIFIPAGEWTMDNKIFLYGRATEIIGAGPWHTKLVAPKSQTNTDIGFNISSTADGTTIRDLSAWGNYVYRIDGPGKFIDGNGVKNVTIQNTWVEHFICLYWGVNSSYNTFKDNRIKNTFADGINMTNGSSYNVIDNNYARGTGDDSFALFSAIDSGVSYNVGNKYTNLTATSVRRAAAFAVYGGSDNLFQNLYAADTLTYPGITISSLSFGYNTLGFGDKDTVIDGATLDRTGGDFWTSVGADDKINEYQNFGAIWFFGGDRVFKNILVKNVDINNSVYFGLMFQTKSPENLAMQNVRVENVNINNPTRYGIKLVASAEQGQGPVVGQASFTNVKVNNAGVSAIYGENKSPNFRVIRVSGNNW, via the coding sequence ATGAGAAACAAGGTTGTCGTGTGGTCGTTAGTAGTAGCTATGATAGTCTCGGCATTCTTATCCGTTGTCGGACAAGCAGCCGTCGTAACGGCTGCTGGAGGTGCAAATCTTACGCTCGGCAAGAACATAACGGCGAGTAGTCAAGCAGATGTATACGGACCTAACAACGTTAAAGACCAAAATCAAGGAACGTATTGGGAGAGTTCGAACAACGCATTCCCGCAATGGATTCAGGTTCAACTAGGAAGTGTGACGGCAATTGATCAGGTTGTACTGAAGCTACCAGCAAGCTGGGGGGCAAGAACGCAAACCTTATCGATCCAAGGTAGCTCGAATGGAACGGACTTTTCCACAATCGTTAGCTCAGCTGGGTATGCGTTTAATCCTTCGACAAACAATACTGTAACCATTAACTTTACATCGACCAGCACGCAATATGTGAGGATTCTCGTTACGGCAAATTCAGGATGGCCTGCGGCCCAGCTATCTGAGCTAGAAATCTATGGATCTTCTGTCGTATCAACGAAGCCGATACCTGGAAAAATCGAAGCGGAGAATTGGGATGCGATGTATGGAGTTCAAACAGAACCAACAACTGATCAAGGAGGAGGATTGAACGTTGGCTGGATTCACGTTGGCGATTGGCTGGACTATAACGTGAATGTTGCAGAGGTAGGTTCATACACGGTTGAATACCGTGTTGCGAGCAACACCTCCTCGGGGCAAATTCAGCTTCGCACGGGACAGACGACGCTTGCTACAACTTCAATTCCCAATACGGGAGGGTGGCAAAATTGGCAAACCGTTACCGCGAATGTCAATCTTAATGCAGGTCCGCAGACGCTTCGTGTCTATGCGAGTGGATTTGATTTCAACATTAACTGGATCAACTTTAAACTAGGCAATGTAGATTCGCAACCTCCAACAGCGCCATCGAACTTGGCATACACACAGCCTACGTCGGGAACTATCCGGTTAACATGGAATGCTTCCTCAGACAATGTAGGCGTAAACAGCTATGACATTTATGCGAACGACCAGCTGAGGGGTTCAGTGAACGGTACAACGCTTACCTATACCGATAACCAAACGGCAAGTGCAACAGTTTCTTATTATGTCATCGCTAAGGATGCCGCAGGTAATTCATCACCTCGCAGCAATACAGTTACGCGTAACGGAGAGGTGGGAAACGGTACGAATCTGGCTCTGAATAAGCCAATTACCGCATCCTCGACCATCCACACCTTTATTGCGACCAATGCCAATGACAATAATACAGCGTCCTATTGGGAGGGAGGCTCAGGCGCTTATCCGAATACTTTAACGGTCAGTCTAGGCGCAAATGCGACTCTTAACTCCGTTGTACTCAAGCTCAATCCATCCACAGAATGGGCGACTCGTACGCAAACGATCCAAGTTCAAGGTCGCGAGCAAAGCTCATCGAGCTTCACGAACTTGGTATCGGCAGTGGCGTATACGTTTAACCCCGCTACGGGAAATTCGGTTACGATTCCGTTCACGGCTTCAGTAGCCGATGTGCGCCTAGTCATTACAAGCAACACCGGTGCTCCAGCAGGTCAAGTGGCTGAATTCCAAGTATTCGGTATCCCTGCTCCGAACCCGGATCTTACGATCTCTAGCATGTCATGGACACCAACCACGCCGAATGAAACAACAGCAATTACCTTATCGGCAACGGTTAATAACGTAGGTACTGCAGCTTCCGCAGCTACAGCTGTCAATTTCTATTTAAACAACATATTGGCAGGTACGACCTCTGTAGGTGCATTAGCTCAAGGGGCGTCCGCTAATGTATCGCTTAATATCGGCGCTAAAATTGCGGGTTCCTATATCGTCAGTGCCAAGGTTGATGAGAATAATGCTGTCGTAGAACAAGATGAAACGAACAACAGCTACACTCATTCCGCTACTTTGCTTGTGAGTCAAGTTCCGAGCTCCGATCTTTTGCCGACAACGACTTGGACTCCCAGCAATCCGAGTGCCGGAGACAATGTAACCTATACGGTTAATCTTAAAAACCAAGGAAACATCGCAACCTCCAATGGTCCTCATGGCATTACCCTTGTGCTTAAAAATAGTCAAGGGGCGACCATTCGTACCTTAAATAGTTCTTACAACGGCGCAATAGCAGCTGGAGGATCGGTTAATGTCGCAATGGGAACATGGACAGCGGCTAACGGAAGCTATATGTTGACGGCTACCGTTACTGCAGATGCTAATGAAATAACGGCGAAGCAAGGCAACAACACGAGCACGACTAGTCTATATATTGGTCGCGGAGCTAATATGCCTTTTACCATTATTGAAGCTGAATCAACTTCCAACAGCACGAATGGAACGATTCTTGCTCCGAACTTCAAGCCCGGAGACTATGCAGGCGAAGCTTCTGGCCGTTCTGCTGTTCAGCTCGATGCAACAGGAGAGTATGTAGAGTTCACACTTACATCGTCTGCAAACGCATTTGTGCTTCGTAATGCCGTAGCAGAGAATACAACGGGAACAATTAGTATTTATGCGAACGGAGTGAAAAAGGGCAACTTTACGGTTACTTCCAAATACTCTTACGTGTATGCGACGCCGAGCACGCTTGGCCAATTGGGATACAATAATCAATCTGGAGCGGGGTTAACCGCTTACTGGTTGTATGAGGATTCCCAACTGTTGCTTGACACAGTGTACCCTACGGGAACAAAGATCAAAATCCAAAAGGATGCTGGAGATGTATCGTGGATCTATGTGGATATGATCGAAACAGAAAATGTCGCACCACCGGCAACCAATCCAGATCCGAGCAAATATGTTCAAGTTTCGGCTACAAAATCAATTGAGCAGGCGTTAAATGAATTTAGGCAGGATCAAACAAAGAAAGGGATCTTCATTCCTGCTGGTGAATGGACGATGGATAATAAGATCTTTTTGTACGGAAGAGCAACAGAAATTATTGGTGCTGGTCCTTGGCATACCAAATTGGTAGCTCCAAAGAGCCAAACCAATACAGACATCGGCTTTAATATTAGTTCTACTGCTGATGGTACAACGATTCGGGACTTATCTGCGTGGGGGAACTATGTTTACAGAATTGACGGACCAGGTAAGTTCATTGACGGTAATGGAGTGAAAAATGTAACGATCCAAAATACGTGGGTAGAGCACTTCATTTGCCTATATTGGGGAGTTAACTCTTCCTATAACACGTTTAAAGACAACCGTATCAAAAACACCTTTGCAGACGGCATCAATATGACAAATGGATCTTCCTATAACGTAATTGACAACAACTATGCTAGAGGGACTGGAGACGATTCGTTCGCCCTATTCAGCGCGATTGATTCTGGCGTTTCCTACAATGTAGGGAATAAGTACACGAATCTTACAGCAACCAGTGTAAGACGTGCAGCTGCCTTTGCGGTATATGGAGGTTCAGATAACTTGTTCCAAAATCTCTATGCCGCAGATACATTAACCTATCCAGGGATCACCATCAGCAGCTTGAGCTTCGGGTACAACACTTTAGGATTTGGTGACAAGGATACGGTTATCGACGGTGCAACATTAGATCGAACTGGTGGAGATTTCTGGACCAGTGTCGGGGCAGACGACAAAATAAACGAGTATCAAAACTTCGGAGCCATTTGGTTCTTCGGAGGAGACAGAGTCTTCAAAAATATTTTGGTGAAAAACGTGGATATTAACAATTCAGTGTACTTCGGATTGATGTTCCAGACGAAGTCGCCGGAAAATCTTGCGATGCAGAACGTCCGCGTTGAGAATGTGAACATTAACAACCCAACTCGTTACGGGATTAAGCTTGTCGCTAGTGCCGAACAAGGACAAGGACCAGTAGTTGGGCAAGCAAGCTTCACGAATGTGAAGGTAAATAATGCTGGAGTCAGTGCGATTTACGGTGAGAACAAGTCTCCGAACTTCAGAGTTATCAGGGTGTCAGGTAATAACTGGTAA
- the hemG gene encoding protoporphyrinogen oxidase → MGDSLIRKFVIIGGGITGLSAAFYLYRYAEQQGESIEVTVLEGASRLGGRINTLRRDGFVIERGPDSFLARKLPIIHLAQELGLEGELTGTNPEAKRTYIARDGKLHPMPQGLTLGVPANIEKFMQTELVSEEGKQRALAEQQVPVGQADGDESVGAFLERRMGSEMVQRIFEPLLAGIHAGDLYELGLQATFPQFKVLEQQYGSLITGAIAGAKQAELDQAKGKVQVESGNEAKAITESDDEAKAEADSNVKQASTPSGIPPSAFMTFRNGLSTLVEALEARLHAYGCTIRVNAKVDAIQKRATQSATATDYIIHIADGTTIEADQLVLALPAYHVAELLSPHTDVTALKNMRYVSVANVVFGYDAASLDHPLDGSGFLAPKGEGTKITASTWTSSKWLHTAPSGKRLIRCYVGRAGDETGVSLSDEELTAAVHQDLQRLMGITAAPEFVEITRLNHSMPQYPVGHVDAIAAFREQLQHRMPGVIATGAPFNGVGLPDCIAQGKEAARELMAQSIKTR, encoded by the coding sequence ATGGGTGACTCACTTATTCGTAAATTCGTAATCATCGGTGGTGGAATTACCGGTTTAAGCGCTGCTTTTTATCTGTATCGTTATGCAGAGCAACAGGGCGAGTCTATAGAGGTGACTGTGCTTGAAGGGGCTAGCCGATTAGGCGGTAGGATCAATACGTTGCGACGTGACGGCTTCGTCATTGAGCGCGGTCCGGACTCGTTCCTTGCACGCAAATTGCCAATCATTCATCTGGCGCAGGAGCTAGGATTAGAAGGCGAATTAACAGGTACTAATCCAGAGGCGAAACGAACGTATATTGCTCGAGATGGTAAGCTGCACCCGATGCCGCAAGGGCTGACCTTAGGTGTACCCGCTAACATTGAGAAATTTATGCAGACGGAGCTTGTATCGGAGGAAGGAAAGCAAAGAGCGCTTGCAGAACAGCAAGTCCCTGTAGGGCAAGCGGATGGGGATGAGTCTGTAGGTGCGTTCCTGGAACGTAGAATGGGCTCTGAGATGGTGCAACGGATTTTCGAGCCTCTGCTTGCAGGTATCCATGCAGGCGACCTATATGAGCTAGGTTTACAGGCTACATTTCCGCAATTTAAAGTGCTTGAACAACAGTATGGCAGCTTAATTACTGGAGCGATTGCTGGAGCGAAGCAGGCTGAATTGGATCAAGCTAAAGGGAAAGTTCAGGTCGAATCCGGGAATGAAGCTAAAGCCATAACGGAGTCCGATGATGAAGCTAAAGCCGAAGCTGATTCCAATGTGAAGCAAGCATCTACTCCTTCCGGTATTCCTCCATCTGCATTTATGACGTTTCGTAATGGACTTTCCACGTTGGTAGAAGCATTAGAAGCACGACTGCATGCCTACGGCTGTACGATTCGGGTTAATGCTAAGGTCGATGCGATCCAGAAGCGGGCTACACAATCGGCAACAGCTACAGACTATATCATTCACATCGCTGATGGGACTACGATAGAAGCGGATCAACTGGTACTCGCTCTACCTGCTTATCATGTAGCAGAGCTACTATCACCGCATACCGATGTTACAGCGCTTAAAAATATGCGATATGTGTCTGTAGCGAATGTGGTGTTTGGTTATGATGCTGCCAGCTTAGATCACCCGCTCGACGGATCAGGTTTTCTTGCGCCGAAGGGTGAAGGGACGAAAATTACAGCAAGTACTTGGACTTCATCCAAGTGGCTGCATACAGCTCCTTCAGGAAAGCGATTGATTCGTTGTTATGTTGGACGAGCAGGGGATGAGACCGGCGTATCGCTTTCGGATGAAGAGTTGACTGCAGCTGTCCATCAAGACTTACAGCGCCTAATGGGCATCACCGCAGCGCCTGAATTTGTTGAGATTACGCGGCTCAATCATTCCATGCCACAGTATCCTGTAGGTCATGTGGATGCGATTGCTGCATTCCGTGAGCAATTGCAGCATCGGATGCCAGGTGTAATCGCAACCGGAGCTCCATTCAATGGTGTCGGCCTGCCGGATTGCATTGCACAAGGCAAAGAGGCGGCACGTGAGCTGATGGCACAATCGATAAAAACACGCTGA
- the hemH gene encoding ferrochelatase, producing the protein MSNHIDGKIGVLVMSYGTPENMESVEAYYTHIRRGHPPTSEQLEDLISRYHAIVGGVFPLRENTNRQVTALQHKLDEVAGVGRFVCYQGLKHAAPFIEDGVAAMAADGIKHAVAIVLTPQYSVMSVGGYMKRAQEEAQKHGIALAIVREYHLHPELIDALSTRVKEGLGKFDNEQDTMVLFSAHSLPEKILEMKDPYPEQLLETSRAVANKLGLTNWQFTWQSAGQTGQPWLGPDILETMVNLCKEGVRNMLVTPVGFVSDHLEVLYDLDIEAQRLAHDHDIHLERIRMLNDDPQYMTVLADSVLTALEGLS; encoded by the coding sequence ATGAGCAACCATATAGATGGGAAAATCGGAGTTCTGGTCATGTCCTACGGTACTCCTGAGAATATGGAAAGCGTTGAAGCTTATTATACGCACATACGCAGAGGTCATCCGCCAACGTCCGAGCAATTAGAAGACTTGATTAGTCGCTATCATGCAATCGTTGGTGGGGTGTTCCCACTGCGAGAAAATACGAATCGGCAAGTAACGGCATTGCAACATAAGCTTGATGAAGTAGCGGGTGTTGGACGTTTCGTATGCTATCAGGGTCTCAAGCATGCGGCTCCTTTTATTGAAGATGGTGTCGCTGCGATGGCAGCAGACGGCATTAAGCACGCTGTGGCAATCGTACTTACACCTCAATATTCGGTAATGAGCGTCGGCGGGTATATGAAGCGTGCGCAGGAAGAAGCGCAGAAGCACGGAATTGCGCTAGCAATCGTTCGTGAATATCATCTGCATCCTGAACTTATCGATGCGCTTAGTACACGGGTTAAGGAAGGCTTGGGCAAATTCGATAATGAGCAGGATACAATGGTGCTATTCAGTGCGCACAGCTTGCCTGAGAAGATCTTGGAGATGAAGGATCCATATCCGGAGCAGCTACTTGAAACTTCTCGTGCAGTAGCGAACAAGCTGGGGCTCACGAACTGGCAATTCACTTGGCAAAGTGCAGGACAGACGGGTCAGCCTTGGCTAGGGCCAGATATTTTGGAGACGATGGTCAACCTGTGCAAGGAAGGAGTGCGCAATATGCTTGTCACTCCGGTTGGATTTGTATCTGATCATCTCGAAGTATTATATGATTTGGATATTGAAGCGCAACGGCTCGCTCATGATCATGACATTCATCTCGAACGAATTCGGATGCTCAACGATGACCCGCAATATATGACTGTACTTGCGGACTCTGTTCTTACAGCGCTAGAAGGATTATCGTGA
- the hemE gene encoding uroporphyrinogen decarboxylase, with the protein MSYNDVFLRACRGESVDRVPVWYMRQAGRYDPDYRKIKEKYTLLEICRQPELAAEVTLMPVYKLGVDAAILYSDIMNPVASIGIDFDIVKDIGPVIHNPVRTASDIDRLKPIDVEGDLSHVLETIKILDRELNVPLISFGGAPFTLASYIVEGRPSKSYRLTKTLMYSEPQLWHRLMSKLSDMAATYLRAHVKAGAKAIQLFDSWVGALAPRDFKEYVLPHVESIFAQLADVNVPKIYFPGVSSGELMPHLTALQIEVIGVDWRLSLSEARRRTGGKFAVQGNLDPLVLTAPTSIIHEHARHIVDEGMQQPGFIFNLGHGLFPEASLDKLKDLTDYIHSYSEDQIRKGVSR; encoded by the coding sequence ATGAGTTACAACGATGTATTTCTACGTGCATGTCGTGGCGAATCTGTAGATCGGGTTCCAGTGTGGTACATGCGTCAAGCTGGCAGATATGACCCTGACTATCGAAAAATTAAAGAAAAGTACACTTTACTTGAAATATGCCGTCAGCCTGAGCTTGCAGCAGAAGTAACGTTAATGCCTGTATATAAGCTAGGTGTTGATGCAGCCATTCTCTATTCGGATATCATGAATCCCGTTGCGTCGATTGGGATCGATTTCGATATCGTCAAAGATATTGGTCCAGTTATCCACAATCCTGTTCGAACTGCCAGCGACATCGATCGACTTAAGCCAATTGATGTTGAAGGAGATTTGTCCCATGTGCTGGAGACGATCAAAATTTTAGATCGGGAGCTTAACGTTCCATTAATCAGCTTTGGTGGAGCTCCATTTACACTTGCAAGTTATATCGTAGAAGGTCGTCCATCCAAGTCTTATCGTCTGACGAAGACATTAATGTATAGTGAGCCGCAGCTATGGCATCGTTTAATGAGCAAGCTGTCCGATATGGCAGCAACCTATTTGCGTGCGCATGTAAAAGCAGGAGCGAAAGCGATTCAGCTGTTTGATAGCTGGGTGGGCGCGCTTGCACCGCGTGATTTCAAAGAGTATGTGCTTCCTCATGTGGAGAGCATCTTTGCACAGCTAGCTGACGTCAACGTTCCGAAAATTTATTTCCCGGGTGTTAGCTCAGGGGAATTGATGCCCCATCTAACCGCTTTGCAGATCGAAGTTATCGGTGTGGATTGGCGCTTGTCGCTGAGCGAAGCACGCCGACGCACAGGGGGTAAATTTGCGGTTCAAGGGAACCTAGATCCTCTTGTGCTAACTGCACCAACGTCAATCATTCATGAGCATGCGCGTCATATCGTGGATGAAGGGATGCAGCAGCCTGGCTTTATTTTCAACTTGGGTCATGGATTGTTTCCGGAAGCATCACTCGATAAGCTCAAAGACCTGACAGATTATATCCATAGTTACAGTGAAGACCAAATTCGTAAAGGAGTGTCCAGATGA
- a CDS encoding MFS transporter → MPRWKINLIVLFCGNFLVMAGMTMIIPFLSLYLKQDLGLTDEHEIGIWAGLIFAANFVTSFLFQPLWGKLSDRYGRKMMLLRSGFGMSVVMILMGFATNAWHLLLLRMLNGVISGFVPAAVSLVSATTPKKRMGFVMGTLQSGGTAGAILGPFIGGLLADSFGFRPIFYITGALLFLASVISWWLVQENFDREAASHQVQESVIHGFRELMKIPQLPVLLTITFFIQFAMLGPMPLIPLYVEKLHGTTANLAFFAGFVGSVTGMSNMISSPLLGKLSDRIGATPILLVSLLGASLTLLPQAFVSSVGQLLVWRFLLGCFMGGLLPTVNSLIRRHTPDGKESRAFSFNSSALSLGNMAGPVMGGALSTFFGIEGLFVISAVMLFLTCIWASQALHSRIGKTAEK, encoded by the coding sequence ATGCCACGTTGGAAAATTAACCTCATTGTGCTCTTTTGCGGAAATTTTCTAGTCATGGCGGGCATGACGATGATCATTCCGTTCTTATCCCTATATTTGAAACAGGATCTAGGTTTGACGGACGAGCATGAGATTGGCATATGGGCCGGTTTAATATTCGCTGCTAACTTTGTTACATCGTTCCTTTTTCAACCCCTCTGGGGAAAACTGTCGGATCGATACGGTCGGAAAATGATGCTTCTACGCTCTGGCTTTGGGATGTCGGTTGTTATGATCTTGATGGGTTTTGCGACGAATGCGTGGCATTTACTACTGCTTCGAATGCTGAACGGTGTAATCTCAGGATTCGTACCTGCAGCGGTATCTTTAGTGTCCGCAACGACACCAAAAAAACGCATGGGCTTCGTGATGGGGACGCTTCAATCAGGAGGGACGGCAGGCGCAATTCTAGGACCATTCATCGGAGGACTGCTCGCAGATTCCTTCGGCTTCCGTCCGATCTTCTATATTACTGGAGCGTTGTTGTTTCTTGCGTCTGTAATTTCATGGTGGCTCGTCCAAGAAAACTTCGATCGTGAAGCAGCGTCCCATCAAGTTCAGGAAAGTGTCATTCATGGATTTCGTGAGTTAATGAAGATTCCTCAGCTTCCGGTGCTCCTCACGATCACATTCTTCATTCAATTCGCGATGCTCGGACCGATGCCACTCATCCCGTTGTATGTAGAGAAGCTACATGGAACAACGGCGAATTTAGCGTTCTTCGCAGGGTTTGTTGGATCGGTTACGGGAATGTCGAACATGATAAGCTCTCCATTGCTTGGAAAGCTGAGTGATCGAATTGGAGCGACACCGATTTTACTTGTCTCTTTACTTGGTGCCTCGCTGACTTTGCTCCCACAAGCCTTTGTCAGTTCCGTCGGTCAACTGCTCGTCTGGAGATTTCTGCTTGGATGCTTTATGGGAGGTTTATTACCTACTGTAAACTCGCTCATTCGTCGCCATACACCTGATGGCAAGGAAAGCCGAGCCTTCAGCTTCAACAGCAGTGCGTTAAGTCTTGGCAATATGGCTGGACCAGTTATGGGTGGCGCGTTATCGACCTTTTTTGGCATAGAAGGATTGTTCGTCATCTCAGCAGTCATGTTGTTCCTGACCTGCATCTGGGCATCACAAGCGCTTCATTCACGTATAGGCAAAACAGCTGAGAAATAA